One part of the Candidatus Diapherotrites archaeon genome encodes these proteins:
- the rsmA gene encoding 16S rRNA (adenine(1518)-N(6)/adenine(1519)-N(6))-dimethyltransferase RsmA — MGGLDELQRDMVAHSFFPDKKFSQHFLVDESIIHLLVDSVGVGKKNSVLEIGGGTGFVTRAIRETGARVIVVEVHAALAAVLQEKLGDQNEVRIIQNDILKVNLNQLDFDTVIASPPYAISDDIMYALFARGFDNASLVWQLEFAEKLLAPEGSAEYNALSVLTQYFFNGDIVKKISPKAFYPMPQQFSSILVLKRKKVPPIPNHAQFVEFIRTLFRFKNKTLANALRLAARHIPTIPSSEQCALLLRPFDWAGKKVFLLSPVEFVALYHALLHLPQK; from the coding sequence ATGGGCGGCCTGGACGAGCTGCAGCGCGATATGGTCGCGCACTCCTTTTTTCCCGATAAGAAATTTTCGCAGCATTTTCTGGTGGATGAATCAATAATCCATCTCCTCGTGGATTCGGTGGGGGTGGGAAAAAAGAATAGTGTTCTCGAGATCGGCGGAGGCACGGGGTTTGTTACTCGGGCCATCCGCGAGACGGGAGCCCGCGTCATTGTGGTGGAAGTCCATGCTGCTTTGGCCGCGGTTCTTCAAGAAAAATTAGGCGACCAGAACGAGGTGCGAATCATTCAGAATGATATCTTGAAGGTTAATTTGAATCAATTGGACTTTGATACAGTCATCGCTTCTCCTCCGTATGCCATTTCAGATGACATTATGTATGCATTGTTCGCCCGCGGGTTCGATAATGCGTCATTGGTATGGCAATTGGAATTCGCCGAGAAGCTGTTGGCCCCCGAAGGAAGCGCGGAGTATAATGCGCTCTCCGTGCTGACCCAATATTTCTTCAATGGGGATATCGTGAAGAAGATTTCCCCCAAGGCATTCTACCCCATGCCCCAGCAGTTCTCCTCCATCCTCGTATTGAAGCGGAAAAAAGTTCCCCCCATTCCTAATCATGCCCAATTTGTCGAGTTTATTCGCACCCTTTTCCGGTTTAAGAACAAAACCCTGGCGAATGCCTTGCGCCTCGCGGCGCGGCATATTCCCACCATCCCCTCTTCCGAACAGTGTGCCCTACTCTTGCGTCCATTCGACTGGGCGGGGAAAAAGGTGTTCCTCCTTTCTCCAGTGGAGTTCGTGGCATTGTACCATGCGCTTCTACATTTACCTCAAAAATAA
- a CDS encoding NAD(P)H-hydrate dehydratase gives MKGFNPQKKITHFWTRRKRNAHKGNHGRVLVVGGSPPYAGAPILASMAVLRGGGDLVTLCAPQAIVQSANAGFPDILGAPLPGLYINSRHVSHIRSLARENDVVLVGNGAGDQSLPALRKLIPMLVRDGTRLVVDAHAFHAMPRGLKGLNHCIALPHVKEFHLWTGMDVRGLSIPARKKRVRDMIGKNDLVINLKDWRSVIVGGTKTYINKTGNPGMTKGGFGDVLAGFTASFWAQGMPPFEAAACAAWLNGRMSDRLKRKKWYGYIASDILEEARTLTKRTF, from the coding sequence ATGAAAGGGTTTAATCCCCAAAAGAAAATCACCCATTTTTGGACACGGAGGAAAAGGAATGCCCATAAAGGAAACCATGGGCGGGTGCTCGTCGTAGGGGGTTCTCCCCCCTACGCCGGGGCGCCTATCCTAGCCAGCATGGCCGTATTACGCGGAGGAGGGGATTTGGTCACGCTCTGCGCGCCACAGGCTATTGTTCAAAGCGCCAATGCGGGTTTTCCTGACATATTAGGAGCCCCCCTCCCTGGCTTATACATAAATTCTCGTCACGTGTCTCATATCCGCTCCCTTGCCAGGGAAAACGACGTGGTCCTGGTGGGGAATGGGGCGGGGGACCAAAGCCTACCGGCGCTCCGAAAACTCATTCCCATGCTCGTGCGGGATGGCACCCGGCTCGTCGTGGATGCGCATGCCTTCCACGCCATGCCTCGAGGATTGAAAGGGTTGAACCACTGCATCGCCCTTCCACATGTGAAAGAATTTCACCTCTGGACGGGTATGGATGTGCGGGGTCTTTCAATTCCCGCCCGCAAAAAAAGGGTGCGGGACATGATTGGGAAGAATGACCTGGTCATCAATCTCAAGGATTGGCGTTCCGTGATCGTGGGGGGAACAAAAACTTATATCAATAAGACAGGCAACCCCGGGATGACCAAAGGGGGATTCGGGGATGTCCTGGCCGGATTCACCGCGAGCTTCTGGGCGCAAGGAATGCCCCCATTCGAAGCCGCCGCGTGCGCCGCATGGTTGAATGGACGAATGAGTGATAGATTGAAAAGAAAAAAATGGTACGGGTACATCGCCAGCGATATTCTTGAAGAAGCGCGCACGCTCACCAAACGAACTTTTTAA
- the thrC gene encoding threonine synthase has translation MSTAPGIWRYAPHLPDPGKRNIVSMGEGNTPLVPSIFDGKTSFKLEFANPTGSFKDRGSTVEVSFARQGKYDEVICASTGNMGASIAAYAARAGIKATICLPENVPLHKISQIQAYGARLVKVKGDYNQALKKTWALASHKKNAMLTGDYPLRMEGQKTLAYELVDQCRGKIPRQIIVPIGNGTLITALFAGFREMKERKTIPEMPRLIGVQAAACAPLYHAWKKKTLRFDPISRPKTMAGAIACGNPIYGQEALMSVNASGGTIFTVSEARLKQAKVQLAEREGLYSEYSGAATYAVLNDHPWKGKTIVILGGHGLKE, from the coding sequence ATGTCCACCGCCCCCGGCATCTGGCGATATGCCCCTCATCTTCCCGATCCAGGGAAAAGGAATATTGTCTCCATGGGGGAAGGGAATACTCCTCTTGTTCCATCCATATTTGATGGAAAAACATCATTCAAACTAGAGTTTGCCAACCCCACGGGGAGCTTCAAAGATCGTGGATCCACGGTGGAGGTGTCTTTCGCCCGTCAAGGTAAATATGATGAGGTCATCTGTGCCAGCACCGGAAACATGGGGGCGAGCATCGCCGCGTACGCGGCCCGCGCAGGGATTAAAGCGACCATTTGCTTGCCTGAAAACGTGCCACTCCATAAGATTAGTCAGATCCAGGCCTATGGCGCGCGCCTGGTGAAAGTTAAAGGGGATTATAATCAAGCACTTAAGAAAACATGGGCGTTGGCCTCCCACAAGAAGAACGCCATGCTCACGGGAGATTATCCCCTCCGCATGGAGGGGCAGAAGACATTGGCTTATGAATTGGTTGACCAATGTCGGGGGAAAATTCCCCGACAAATTATCGTTCCCATCGGAAATGGGACTCTGATCACGGCGCTTTTCGCGGGTTTTCGAGAGATGAAGGAGCGAAAAACCATTCCTGAGATGCCTCGACTTATAGGGGTGCAGGCCGCGGCGTGCGCTCCCCTCTATCACGCCTGGAAAAAGAAAACCCTTCGGTTTGATCCCATTTCGCGCCCCAAAACCATGGCGGGTGCCATCGCCTGCGGCAACCCCATCTATGGGCAGGAAGCCCTCATGAGCGTGAATGCGAGCGGGGGAACTATTTTCACGGTTTCAGAGGCGCGGTTGAAACAGGCTAAGGTTCAATTGGCGGAAAGAGAAGGGTTGTATAGTGAGTACTCGGGGGCCGCGACCTATGCGGTTTTGAATGATCATCCGTGGAAAGGAAAAACCATTGTTATCCTCGGAGGGCATGGGTTGAAAGAATAG
- a CDS encoding glycosyltransferase family A protein, which yields MVRPTKGEKKPLISVVIAGHNRPDSLRETLRALREQTLPASQYEVLVIGFPPTTLQAVADENKKLAKHAFHYHEIGSRWPDAKRNEGIRRALGNIVAFTDDDVVPAPDWLEKIKDFFHSHPDAVGVEGRTTGNNTPLLSHATRNEKGFEFPACNYAFRKGILEKIGGFDEAYHFFREDTDLAYKAMQFGKVPFDPHILVFHPTRFTQPAAILRELGMTRGEIRLAKKFPKTYYRKYGIVGKGGWKQALITWVAVGAIFFFLMKEFWLLALVILSILFLIRYLISFRGRTFTFSQALWVFAYMGIRDLAYPFFFTYYWFTEHPKVEEAAGSEQLAL from the coding sequence ATGGTCCGCCCGACCAAAGGAGAGAAGAAACCTCTCATCAGCGTAGTAATCGCAGGCCATAACCGCCCGGATTCGTTACGCGAGACCCTTCGCGCGCTACGCGAGCAGACCCTTCCCGCGTCCCAATATGAAGTATTGGTGATCGGGTTCCCCCCAACGACATTGCAAGCTGTTGCCGACGAAAACAAAAAACTGGCCAAGCACGCATTTCATTATCACGAAATAGGTTCTCGCTGGCCTGATGCTAAACGCAATGAGGGCATTCGCCGGGCGCTGGGTAACATCGTGGCGTTCACGGATGATGATGTGGTGCCGGCTCCCGATTGGCTGGAAAAAATAAAGGATTTTTTCCATTCTCATCCGGATGCGGTGGGAGTAGAGGGCCGAACTACCGGGAATAACACCCCCCTCCTCTCGCATGCGACGCGAAATGAAAAAGGATTTGAGTTTCCGGCCTGCAACTATGCGTTTCGTAAGGGCATTTTAGAAAAAATAGGGGGCTTTGATGAGGCATATCATTTCTTCCGCGAGGATACCGATCTCGCCTACAAGGCTATGCAGTTTGGAAAGGTGCCCTTCGATCCCCACATCCTTGTTTTCCATCCCACCCGTTTCACCCAACCGGCAGCCATCCTTCGAGAATTGGGAATGACGCGGGGTGAGATTCGCTTGGCCAAGAAGTTTCCCAAAACCTACTATCGGAAATACGGAATCGTCGGAAAGGGGGGATGGAAGCAGGCGCTCATTACCTGGGTGGCCGTAGGCGCGATCTTTTTCTTTCTGATGAAAGAATTTTGGTTGTTGGCACTCGTCATATTGTCCATCCTTTTCCTGATTCGATATTTAATTTCATTCAGAGGGAGAACATTCACCTTTTCCCAAGCCCTTTGGGTTTTTGCCTACATGGGAATTCGAGACCTCGCCTACCCATTCTTCTTTACCTATTATTGGTTCACCGAGCACCCTAAAGTAGAGGAAGCGGCGGGAAGCGAGCAATTGGCTTTATAA
- a CDS encoding 50S ribosomal protein L11: protein MPEVKVLIDGGKATAAPPLGPALAPLGLNVGKIVSEINEKTKSFSGMKVPVTIDIDVSKKYTISVGSPPTSALITKEAGIPKGTGNPKTTMVGNLTFDQVKKIAEMKLGKINSYDVRSACREIIGTCHSMGVTIDGVHPKQAQQDFAAGKYDAQLV, encoded by the coding sequence ATGCCCGAAGTGAAAGTGTTGATCGATGGGGGAAAGGCCACGGCCGCGCCCCCTTTAGGGCCCGCGCTGGCCCCTTTGGGATTGAACGTGGGTAAAATCGTTTCTGAGATTAATGAAAAAACCAAATCCTTTTCCGGGATGAAGGTGCCCGTCACCATTGATATTGACGTGTCCAAGAAATATACTATTTCTGTCGGGAGCCCACCCACAAGTGCGTTAATAACCAAGGAAGCCGGCATCCCCAAAGGAACGGGCAACCCTAAGACCACGATGGTGGGAAATCTAACCTTCGACCAGGTGAAGAAGATTGCGGAGATGAAGTTGGGAAAAATCAATTCGTATGACGTGCGTAGTGCGTGCCGGGAGATCATCGGCACGTGCCATTCCATGGGCGTCACCATTGATGGGGTGCACCCGAAGCAGGCCCAGCAGGACTTCGCGGCTGGCAAATACGATGCGCAATTGGTATGA
- the rpl12p gene encoding 50S ribosomal protein P1 has protein sequence MEYVYAAMLLHSAKQEINESAVMKVLEAAGITADAARVKALVASLQNVNIDEAISKAAVVAAPASAPAAGGDAKAEAKAEPKEEKKTEEEAAAGLASLFG, from the coding sequence ATGGAATACGTATATGCCGCCATGCTGCTGCATTCGGCCAAGCAGGAGATCAACGAGAGCGCTGTCATGAAGGTGCTGGAAGCCGCTGGTATCACGGCGGATGCCGCCCGCGTGAAAGCTTTGGTCGCCAGCTTGCAGAATGTCAACATCGACGAGGCGATTTCAAAGGCCGCCGTCGTGGCCGCCCCAGCCTCCGCACCGGCTGCCGGAGGGGACGCGAAAGCGGAAGCCAAAGCCGAACCCAAGGAAGAGAAGAAAACCGAGGAAGAGGCCGCGGCCGGACTGGCATCCCTATTTGGGTAA
- a CDS encoding transcription elongation factor Spt5, translated as MIYTVRTTVGQETMLMDLVAAKSKKEGLEIYSIVVMPGLKGYVLIEGDHENTVQRAIAGLSLVKGRGVVAGKINIEELSAVFASKPLMESIKPDQKVELISGPFKGEKARVIRVNDTKEEVTVELLEATVKIPVTIKAEHIRVIKE; from the coding sequence ATGATCTACACGGTGCGCACCACGGTGGGACAGGAGACCATGCTCATGGACCTCGTGGCCGCCAAATCCAAGAAAGAAGGGTTGGAAATTTACAGCATCGTCGTCATGCCCGGGTTAAAGGGGTATGTCCTGATCGAGGGGGATCATGAGAATACCGTCCAGCGAGCCATCGCCGGCCTCTCATTAGTAAAGGGCCGCGGGGTCGTGGCGGGAAAAATAAACATCGAGGAATTGAGCGCGGTGTTCGCGAGCAAACCCCTCATGGAAAGCATCAAACCCGATCAGAAAGTGGAGCTCATCTCCGGACCATTCAAAGGAGAGAAAGCCCGCGTCATCCGCGTGAATGATACCAAGGAAGAGGTCACCGTGGAATTGCTCGAGGCCACGGTGAAGATCCCGGTGACCATCAAAGCGGAGCACATCCGCGTGATCAAGGAATGA
- a CDS encoding protein translocase SEC61 complex subunit gamma gives MFNLKERWNDFLTGAQRVLTVSKKPDGNQYKSMARITALGILVLGIIGFAVELVSFLIKNLL, from the coding sequence ATGTTCAATCTCAAGGAGCGCTGGAATGATTTTCTCACGGGCGCCCAACGCGTGCTCACGGTGAGCAAGAAACCGGATGGGAATCAGTACAAGAGCATGGCCCGCATTACCGCGTTAGGAATCCTGGTGTTGGGGATCATCGGATTCGCCGTGGAATTAGTGAGTTTTTTGATCAAGAATCTCCTTTGA
- the rplJ gene encoding 50S ribosomal protein L10, whose product MTRHTRAWKEGEVTRLVTLAKEYPVIAVADLKDFPANLYGSLKTRLAGKAVVTVSKRKMMHRALEQAGVESKLKENVQGNAALIFSRVNPFELFSLIKQSSGKVSARVGQLAPEDITIPAGDTGLPPGPALSDLKAAGLVVKVQGATIAIVSDKLVAKKGEPISAPVANVLGKLGIKPIRLRLNVMSALEGNQLYPANLLDIDEDAVFASFIRAEQDAFNLAFNARVYSPRVTEMLLMQAFRESKAVALEGNILTPDTVGAVLGKAQRAAQGIKSQLPEEHG is encoded by the coding sequence ATGACTCGCCACACCCGTGCATGGAAGGAAGGAGAGGTCACGCGCCTCGTGACGCTGGCGAAAGAATACCCGGTCATCGCCGTCGCTGACCTGAAGGATTTTCCAGCCAACCTGTATGGATCTCTCAAAACCCGACTCGCGGGAAAAGCAGTGGTAACTGTTTCCAAACGCAAGATGATGCACCGTGCCCTGGAGCAAGCGGGGGTCGAATCTAAGCTCAAGGAAAATGTGCAAGGAAACGCGGCCCTCATATTCAGCCGGGTGAATCCATTCGAATTATTTTCTCTCATCAAGCAATCCTCGGGAAAGGTTTCCGCACGAGTCGGCCAACTGGCTCCCGAAGACATCACCATTCCGGCCGGGGACACGGGTCTGCCACCCGGTCCCGCGCTATCGGATTTGAAAGCGGCCGGGTTGGTTGTGAAGGTGCAGGGGGCCACCATCGCCATCGTTTCTGATAAGCTGGTGGCCAAAAAGGGCGAACCCATTTCCGCCCCCGTGGCTAACGTATTGGGAAAATTGGGGATCAAGCCCATCCGTTTACGTCTCAATGTCATGTCCGCCCTGGAAGGAAACCAACTTTATCCCGCCAACTTACTGGACATCGATGAAGACGCCGTCTTCGCGTCGTTCATTCGCGCCGAGCAGGACGCCTTTAACCTGGCATTCAACGCCCGCGTATACAGCCCGCGCGTCACCGAGATGTTGCTCATGCAGGCCTTCCGCGAATCCAAAGCGGTGGCATTGGAAGGCAACATCCTCACCCCCGACACGGTGGGAGCTGTTTTGGGAAAAGCCCAGCGTGCTGCGCAGGGAATTAAATCTCAACTCCCGGAGGAACACGGATAA
- the ftsZ gene encoding cell division protein FtsZ, with translation MESIFQRGVQRAASNQSGFMPSGAVNPDSITQTQPPQPIRNDFTAKDEESIRQFLNESQAKIAVVGVGGGGTNTVQRLNEVGLDGGETYAVNTDAQALLHIHATRKILIGKQLTRGLGAGSDPSVGEAAARESEGELKELLQGSDLVFITCGMGGGTGTGAAPVIASVAKGLNALTVGVVTLPFTVEGRTRIENALEGLNRLRKEADTVIIIPNDKILEIAPDLPVNAAFKVADEVLVNAVKGITEMVTKPGLINLDFADLRTILSRGGAALIGLGESRADKASDARALEAVENALTSPLLDVDISHATKALINVIGGTDMTLREAEMIVEVVGSRIDGNAHIIWGAMIDESIPRSQIQAMVVVAGGKIPFLDSVPTQGAERVDLDIEFTE, from the coding sequence ATGGAGAGCATTTTTCAACGGGGGGTTCAGCGCGCCGCGTCCAACCAATCCGGTTTCATGCCCAGTGGGGCCGTTAATCCCGATTCGATTACCCAAACGCAACCCCCTCAACCTATTCGGAATGATTTCACCGCCAAGGATGAGGAGTCCATCCGCCAATTCCTCAATGAATCCCAGGCCAAGATCGCCGTGGTCGGTGTCGGGGGCGGGGGAACCAATACGGTGCAGCGCCTCAATGAAGTGGGTTTGGATGGCGGGGAAACCTACGCCGTGAACACGGATGCGCAGGCTTTGTTGCATATCCATGCGACCCGGAAAATTTTGATTGGAAAGCAGCTTACGCGTGGATTGGGAGCGGGATCCGATCCGTCAGTAGGAGAGGCGGCCGCGCGCGAGAGTGAGGGAGAATTGAAGGAGTTGTTGCAAGGCTCCGATTTGGTTTTCATTACGTGTGGTATGGGTGGAGGTACGGGAACAGGAGCGGCCCCCGTCATTGCGAGCGTGGCGAAAGGGTTGAACGCCCTCACTGTGGGAGTGGTTACCCTCCCTTTCACTGTGGAGGGGCGCACGCGCATCGAGAATGCGTTAGAAGGATTGAACCGCTTGCGCAAGGAAGCGGATACCGTTATCATCATTCCCAACGACAAGATTTTGGAGATCGCTCCTGATTTGCCAGTGAACGCGGCCTTCAAGGTGGCCGATGAGGTGTTGGTGAATGCGGTGAAGGGAATCACCGAGATGGTCACCAAACCAGGATTGATCAACTTGGATTTTGCGGATTTGCGCACCATCCTTTCGCGAGGGGGAGCGGCGCTAATTGGGTTGGGGGAGAGCCGGGCTGACAAAGCGAGCGACGCGCGCGCGTTGGAAGCGGTGGAGAATGCTCTTACTTCACCCTTGCTGGATGTGGATATCTCCCACGCCACGAAAGCATTGATTAATGTCATTGGGGGCACGGATATGACCCTTCGCGAGGCCGAGATGATCGTGGAAGTGGTGGGCTCGCGCATTGATGGTAACGCCCATATCATTTGGGGGGCGATGATCGATGAGAGTATTCCCCGGTCGCAGATCCAAGCCATGGTTGTTGTGGCGGGGGGAAAAATCCCTTTCCTCGACAGCGTGCCCACTCAAGGGGCTGAACGGGTGGATTTGGATATCGAGTTTACGGAGTGA
- a CDS encoding S16 family serine protease — MNRFFWLVLGLLLLTTVPVQGVLSSSSIPVFAVAPDGTALTADLQLQVVPGSGQIWSSVSGPLVGTATQSTEKIAVRVAQNYSPTAKNFDYFFSIKSEASVVDGPSAGSAMALLVIAALQDKPIPIHVGLTGTITIKGEVGPVGGVFEKAKEAHANGVKLFLIPSGESRQVVKLPGGVRTINLPDYALEEWGMKVIEVATLDEVLQFAYTDPDDLDISEINPPEPETFIPPRIDVSSSIQPLGEMNTRMIAQTRAVILEARTALSNSLLDDPGLIDVLHRSLSDSEKTINEAELLTQNGYYYSAGNFAFLAKVNAYFVLDVAANPELLDKESDELDVKIGEMLDRVEKQQKILDQIIPVEGVEWYIAAQQRLTWAQEQLIDLRSGEIIIVVTEDAQYVQSVQRVQDYEFARAWGESSQEFYRIGVQQSRNGITTQSPFMDYYADFVDNATQGLTLIQGDATDAQRRLNAAILDREMGRHLSAAMNGASALALVNAELMAQDPNTDLRSELENHIADLEKKMTGKDFAWPRLYLDHARFYLNSADHYREEGQGTLSASNIRSGLTLALLADYTYTVTEDVTKYYQSLPSSRFTPLSSDLLNGIAPLPLTVGPDGKGSVTIPGGKVLDLVTVLLMVGVVLAVFLVGISIYKTRRGPHHYAAASTILPPESALYRVDELEARLFAAKQGMRHAQFQRAQGKMPEKEYAVLAKHYQTQIRDISTQLRSGMIALRAGEKGKTIRPPSVGKNTRKQWPKNKTQNYPTSSSKKSG, encoded by the coding sequence ATGAATCGTTTTTTTTGGCTCGTTTTGGGACTGCTTCTCCTCACAACCGTACCGGTGCAGGGGGTGCTGAGCAGTTCTTCTATTCCTGTATTCGCCGTGGCCCCGGATGGCACCGCGCTCACGGCGGATCTGCAATTGCAAGTCGTTCCCGGGTCTGGACAGATATGGTCATCCGTCTCAGGCCCTTTAGTGGGAACAGCCACGCAGAGCACGGAGAAAATTGCCGTGCGGGTGGCGCAGAACTATTCTCCCACCGCCAAAAATTTTGATTATTTTTTCTCCATCAAGAGCGAGGCCTCTGTGGTAGATGGGCCGAGCGCGGGGAGCGCCATGGCCTTGCTGGTCATCGCCGCTCTCCAGGACAAACCTATTCCCATTCACGTGGGATTGACGGGCACCATTACTATCAAAGGGGAAGTGGGACCGGTGGGTGGGGTGTTTGAGAAGGCGAAAGAAGCCCATGCGAATGGGGTTAAACTATTCCTAATCCCCAGTGGGGAATCGCGGCAAGTCGTTAAACTCCCCGGGGGGGTACGCACCATCAACCTACCCGATTACGCATTGGAAGAATGGGGGATGAAAGTGATTGAAGTGGCCACGTTGGATGAGGTGCTCCAGTTTGCCTATACCGATCCGGACGATCTTGATATATCGGAAATAAACCCACCAGAACCAGAGACTTTTATCCCTCCTAGGATAGATGTATCTTCCTCTATCCAACCCCTAGGGGAAATGAACACCCGCATGATTGCTCAGACCCGCGCGGTCATATTGGAGGCGCGGACCGCCCTATCCAATTCCCTGCTCGATGATCCAGGGCTCATTGATGTGCTGCATCGCAGTCTTTCGGATTCAGAAAAAACCATTAACGAGGCGGAATTGCTCACGCAGAACGGGTATTATTATTCCGCTGGGAACTTCGCTTTTCTTGCCAAGGTGAATGCCTATTTCGTATTGGATGTGGCGGCGAATCCTGAACTTTTGGATAAGGAATCGGACGAATTGGATGTGAAAATAGGGGAGATGTTAGATCGGGTGGAGAAACAACAGAAAATACTGGATCAAATCATCCCCGTGGAGGGAGTGGAATGGTATATTGCGGCCCAGCAACGGTTGACGTGGGCGCAGGAACAATTGATTGATTTGCGCAGCGGGGAAATTATTATTGTCGTTACGGAAGATGCCCAATATGTGCAATCGGTGCAACGCGTGCAGGATTATGAGTTTGCCCGCGCCTGGGGGGAATCCTCCCAGGAATTCTATCGCATTGGGGTGCAACAATCCCGAAATGGGATCACGACTCAATCGCCCTTCATGGATTACTATGCCGATTTCGTGGACAACGCCACGCAGGGGTTGACGCTCATCCAGGGGGATGCCACGGACGCCCAACGACGATTGAACGCAGCCATCTTGGACAGGGAAATGGGAAGGCATTTGTCCGCGGCCATGAATGGGGCTTCGGCCCTGGCCCTGGTCAACGCCGAGCTCATGGCCCAGGACCCTAACACGGATTTGCGTTCGGAGCTGGAGAATCACATTGCTGATCTGGAGAAAAAGATGACTGGTAAGGATTTCGCGTGGCCCAGGCTTTACCTGGACCATGCCCGCTTCTATCTCAATTCGGCCGATCATTATCGAGAGGAGGGACAGGGAACGCTTTCCGCGAGCAACATCCGGAGTGGATTAACCCTCGCGCTCTTGGCTGACTATACCTACACCGTCACCGAGGATGTGACCAAATACTATCAGTCATTGCCCTCCTCCCGGTTTACGCCATTGTCCTCTGATTTATTGAATGGGATTGCCCCCCTTCCCCTTACTGTAGGGCCGGATGGGAAAGGAAGTGTAACTATTCCAGGGGGGAAGGTCCTGGACTTGGTGACTGTGCTCCTCATGGTGGGAGTGGTGTTGGCGGTTTTTCTGGTGGGGATATCCATTTACAAGACCCGTCGGGGACCTCACCACTATGCCGCGGCCTCTACCATCTTACCCCCGGAGAGTGCCTTATATCGCGTGGATGAATTGGAAGCGCGGCTATTCGCCGCCAAGCAGGGGATGCGGCACGCCCAATTCCAGCGGGCACAAGGAAAGATGCCCGAGAAAGAGTATGCGGTGCTTGCCAAGCATTACCAGACGCAAATCAGGGACATCAGCACCCAATTGCGGAGCGGAATGATCGCCCTGCGCGCGGGAGAGAAAGGAAAAACCATCCGCCCCCCTTCCGTGGGGAAAAATACTCGGAAACAGTGGCCCAAAAATAAGACTCAAAATTACCCGACTTCTTCATCTAAAAAATCTGGATGA